Proteins encoded within one genomic window of Candidatus Scalindua japonica:
- the gyrB gene encoding DNA topoisomerase (ATP-hydrolyzing) subunit B produces the protein MSEIEKYDATSIKVLEGIEAVRKRPAMYIGDISEKGLHHLIEEVVCNSVDEAMGGFCDNITVKLNIDGSVMVLDDGRGIPVDEHQEMKKPALEVVMTTLHAGGKFEGKSYKVSGGLHGVGISVVNALSEWLEVEVRRNGHMYVQRYERGETKTALEERGATKKKGTKIIFKPDSSIFETVEISYDIVKKRIRELAFLNKGLCITIIDERTDTEEIFKYDGGIKIFIEEMNKGKDLIHKDVIHFEGKEKDIAVECAMQYNDGYSESVFSFANNINTIEGGTHLSGFRTALTRTLNMYAKNAKLLKDGKAPTGDDYREGLTAIISVKVPEPQFEGQTKTKLGNRDVQGLVEALANEHLSTYCEENPKSARIIVGKVLEASRAREAARKARELTRRKGALSGSDLPGKLADCSSDDVESTELFIVEGISAGGTAKQGRDRRNQAILPLKGVILNVEKARVEKMLNNEEIRTLISAIGTGIGIDEFDPEKLRYGKIVIMTDADVDGAHIRTLLLTFFFRQMPELIDRGNIFIAQPPLYKIKRKKRQEYVYGDKELQDSLINIGIDEAVVETCDKESIKLSGDKLKKFLGLLEKMEEYNWHFIKKKQQSKKSLSFREYLEKNENGNFPKYRVAYNGHEKYIFSDDELNRLVKELQEQKGDDVEVKSVDEENDTNGKDSIEVQEYHESGEIANTVKMIEKEGFKAEDFFKGLEENAPPRAKLVYDDIASDIYSLGELLPNIKELGKKGLDIQRYKGLGEMNAEELALTTMNSSSRTLLRVKIEDAIKADETFTILSGKDVKQRREYIETHALDVKNLDI, from the coding sequence ATGAGTGAAATAGAAAAATATGATGCAACTTCTATAAAGGTTTTAGAAGGAATAGAAGCCGTAAGAAAAAGACCAGCTATGTACATAGGAGATATAAGCGAGAAGGGTTTGCACCATTTGATAGAGGAGGTGGTTTGCAACAGCGTAGACGAAGCCATGGGAGGGTTCTGTGATAATATTACGGTAAAGTTGAATATTGATGGAAGTGTCATGGTTCTGGATGATGGAAGAGGTATTCCCGTGGATGAACATCAGGAAATGAAGAAGCCGGCGTTGGAGGTGGTGATGACGACTTTACATGCCGGTGGAAAGTTTGAGGGTAAAAGCTATAAAGTATCCGGCGGATTACATGGAGTTGGGATATCAGTAGTAAACGCGCTGAGTGAGTGGCTGGAGGTAGAAGTACGGAGAAATGGGCATATGTATGTACAACGATATGAGCGTGGAGAGACAAAAACGGCACTCGAGGAGAGAGGAGCTACAAAGAAAAAAGGAACAAAGATTATTTTTAAACCAGACAGCTCTATATTTGAAACAGTAGAAATTAGTTACGATATTGTCAAAAAAAGAATTAGAGAACTCGCCTTTCTTAATAAAGGACTTTGTATTACCATTATAGATGAAAGAACAGATACGGAAGAGATATTTAAGTATGATGGTGGAATCAAGATATTTATAGAGGAAATGAACAAAGGGAAAGATCTGATCCACAAAGATGTGATACATTTTGAAGGTAAAGAAAAGGACATAGCAGTGGAGTGTGCAATGCAATATAACGATGGTTACAGTGAGAGCGTATTCTCTTTTGCTAATAATATAAATACAATTGAGGGCGGAACACATTTAAGTGGTTTCAGGACAGCATTGACAAGAACATTAAATATGTACGCAAAAAATGCAAAGTTATTGAAGGACGGCAAGGCGCCAACAGGTGATGATTACCGGGAGGGTCTTACTGCCATTATAAGCGTAAAAGTTCCGGAACCACAGTTTGAAGGACAGACAAAGACAAAGCTGGGAAACAGAGATGTCCAGGGATTGGTAGAGGCATTGGCAAATGAGCATTTGAGTACATATTGCGAGGAGAATCCTAAATCTGCAAGGATCATAGTAGGCAAAGTATTGGAAGCTTCAAGAGCAAGGGAGGCTGCCAGAAAGGCGAGAGAGTTAACAAGAAGAAAGGGAGCGCTTTCCGGGTCGGATTTGCCGGGAAAACTTGCGGATTGTTCCAGTGATGATGTAGAGTCTACAGAATTATTTATAGTAGAGGGTATATCCGCGGGTGGAACGGCAAAGCAAGGTAGAGATAGAAGAAATCAGGCAATATTACCGCTTAAAGGGGTGATCCTGAATGTTGAAAAAGCAAGAGTGGAAAAGATGCTGAACAATGAGGAGATTAGAACTCTTATAAGTGCTATTGGGACGGGCATAGGTATCGATGAATTTGACCCAGAAAAACTAAGGTATGGGAAAATTGTCATAATGACGGATGCGGACGTAGATGGTGCGCATATTCGAACATTGTTATTAACATTTTTCTTTAGACAAATGCCAGAGTTAATAGATAGAGGAAATATTTTTATAGCGCAACCACCACTATACAAGATAAAAAGGAAAAAAAGGCAGGAGTATGTATATGGAGATAAAGAGTTGCAAGATTCTTTGATAAACATTGGTATCGATGAAGCGGTTGTTGAGACATGTGATAAAGAATCAATAAAACTATCCGGTGATAAACTGAAAAAATTCCTTGGCCTTTTAGAAAAAATGGAAGAGTATAACTGGCACTTTATTAAAAAGAAACAACAGAGTAAAAAGAGCCTCTCTTTCAGGGAATATCTGGAAAAAAATGAAAACGGTAATTTTCCGAAGTATAGGGTCGCGTACAATGGACACGAAAAATATATTTTCTCTGATGATGAGTTGAATCGTTTAGTAAAGGAGCTGCAGGAACAGAAAGGTGACGATGTTGAAGTAAAGAGTGTTGATGAAGAAAATGATACAAACGGTAAAGATTCAATAGAAGTACAGGAGTATCATGAAAGTGGAGAAATTGCGAATACCGTAAAAATGATAGAGAAAGAGGGATTTAAAGCAGAAGACTTTTTTAAAGGACTGGAAGAAAATGCACCACCGCGAGCAAAGTTGGTTTATGACGATATAGCGTCGGATATCTACTCACTGGGAGAGCTCCTGCCAAACATAAAAGAGTTGGGGAAAAAGGGTCTTGATATTCAGAGATACAAGGGTCTTGGAGAGATGAATGCAGAGGAGCTGGCGTTAACCACAATGAACTCTTCATCAAGGACCTTATTGAGAGTGAAGATAGAAGACGCGATAAAGGCGGATGAAACATTCACTATATTGTCCGGAAAGGACGTTAAACAGAGACGGGAATATATTGAGACACATGCATTGGATGTTAAAAACCTGGATATTTAA
- the dapF gene encoding diaminopimelate epimerase has product MKFTKMQGIGNDYVYVNCFEEKIDNPAELSIAVSNRHFGIGSDGLILIVPSQVADARMRIFNADGSEAQMCGNGIRCVAKYMYEYGLKKSDRMTIETSAGLKTIKLTIDNDEVTQVRVEMGAPKLLRNEIPMLGDNTQVINEPLQVNNAVLQITCVSMGNPHCITFVDNVDSIDLEVTGKAIENHELFPERINAHFVQLISADKVKMRTWERGSGETLACGTGAVATGVACVLNNLTERVVNTLLPGGKLMVEWTDDNKTYMTGPAEIVFTGEWDK; this is encoded by the coding sequence TTGAAATTTACTAAAATGCAGGGAATAGGGAATGATTATGTATATGTCAACTGTTTTGAAGAAAAGATAGACAATCCGGCAGAACTGTCAATCGCAGTAAGCAACAGACACTTTGGTATCGGTAGTGATGGATTGATACTGATAGTGCCATCACAAGTAGCAGACGCCAGGATGCGTATTTTTAATGCGGATGGTAGCGAAGCACAGATGTGCGGTAACGGTATCAGGTGCGTGGCAAAATATATGTATGAATACGGATTAAAGAAAAGTGATCGAATGACAATTGAAACGTCTGCTGGGTTGAAGACAATAAAACTTACAATCGACAATGACGAAGTTACACAGGTTAGAGTAGAAATGGGAGCCCCAAAATTACTTAGAAATGAGATACCGATGCTCGGTGACAATACACAGGTTATAAATGAACCGCTTCAGGTTAATAATGCTGTTTTACAAATTACATGTGTTTCCATGGGTAATCCTCACTGCATTACCTTTGTTGATAACGTTGATTCAATAGATTTAGAAGTTACAGGTAAAGCTATTGAAAACCATGAACTTTTTCCGGAAAGAATTAATGCCCATTTTGTACAACTGATTTCTGCTGATAAGGTTAAAATGCGCACCTGGGAAAGAGGCTCCGGAGAAACACTTGCGTGCGGCACTGGGGCAGTCGCTACAGGTGTCGCGTGTGTCCTGAACAACCTTACAGAAAGAGTAGTAAACACACTGCTTCCAGGAGGAAAATTAATGGTGGAATGGACAGATGATAATAAAACCTACATGACTGGTCCTGCGGAAATTGTATTTACAGGAGAGTGGGATAAATAA
- a CDS encoding UDP-glucuronic acid decarboxylase family protein, producing MRTMITGGAGFLGSHLCDYLLEKGHDVICIDNLLTGSAQNIEHCIGNPNFKFIKHNVSEYIYVGGEIDNVLHFASPASPLDYLKLPIQTLKVGSLGTLNAIGVAKLKKAKFFLASTSEVYGDPLVHPQKEDYWGNVNPVGPRGVYDEAKRFAEAMVMAYHRSHGVDTRIVRIFNTYGPRMRVNDGRALPAFISQAINGEDLTVFGDGSQTRSFCYVSDLVEGIYRLLITDINEPVNIGNPTEITLLDFAKEIISMTGSKSEITFKPLPIDDPKCRQPDITKAKTLLNWEPKVSRSEGLKKTIDYFQSVLKK from the coding sequence ATGCGTACAATGATTACAGGTGGAGCTGGGTTCCTTGGCTCACATCTATGCGATTATCTGCTTGAAAAAGGACACGATGTAATATGTATTGATAATTTATTAACCGGCTCAGCTCAAAATATTGAACACTGTATTGGTAATCCGAACTTTAAATTTATTAAACATAATGTGAGTGAATATATTTATGTTGGAGGTGAGATAGACAACGTCCTGCATTTTGCGTCACCTGCTAGCCCTTTAGATTACTTAAAATTGCCGATACAGACCCTAAAGGTCGGTTCATTAGGAACGTTGAATGCTATTGGAGTTGCAAAACTTAAAAAAGCAAAATTTTTTCTAGCGTCTACGTCGGAAGTCTACGGTGATCCACTTGTTCATCCACAAAAGGAGGATTACTGGGGAAATGTAAATCCGGTTGGTCCAAGAGGAGTGTATGATGAAGCAAAGAGATTTGCAGAGGCTATGGTTATGGCATATCACAGGAGCCACGGAGTAGATACGAGGATTGTGAGAATATTTAACACTTATGGTCCCAGGATGAGGGTGAATGATGGAAGGGCGCTGCCCGCATTTATTTCACAGGCAATTAACGGAGAAGATTTAACGGTCTTTGGTGATGGATCACAGACACGAAGTTTTTGTTATGTCTCAGATTTAGTAGAAGGAATTTACAGATTGTTGATTACAGATATTAATGAACCGGTAAATATTGGAAACCCAACAGAGATAACTTTATTAGATTTTGCAAAAGAGATAATAAGTATGACAGGGAGTAAAAGTGAAATCACCTTCAAACCACTGCCTATCGATGATCCAAAGTGCAGGCAACCTGATATTACTAAAGCGAAGACACTTTTGAATTGGGAACCAAAGGTTTCTCGCAGCGAAGGATTGAAAAAAACCATAGACTATTTCCAGAGTGTCTTAAAAAAATAA
- a CDS encoding aspartate kinase gives MQLIVQKFGGTSVADAARMKAAAKRAVEAHAAGSNIVVVVSAQGKMTDELLKQAYEINKEPSTRELDSLLSTGEQMSSALMAMAIHSLGVPAVSFSGRQIGITTDSFHTKARIVNIKDDRIKEELSENKIVVVAGYQGVDENDNITTLGRGGSDTSAVALAALLNADMCDIYTDVDGICTADPRTVPNARRLNKISYDEILELTSMGAQVLHVRSIEFAKKYNVPIRVRPSFNNGTGTLICKEVKEMENIVVSGATVSKNDAKITIIGVSDEPGQAANIFHELAKEKINVDMIIQNASAHGLTDLTFTVSKEDLPLALKTTERIKGEIKAKEIVADDKIAKLSVVGIGMRSHCGIAEKMFKTLSDEKINIQMISTSEIKISCVIEEDQAEKALNAVHNAFELDKEQ, from the coding sequence ATGCAATTAATTGTCCAAAAATTTGGTGGAACTTCTGTAGCAGATGCCGCACGCATGAAAGCTGCGGCAAAACGAGCCGTTGAGGCACACGCTGCCGGCAGCAATATTGTCGTTGTTGTCTCCGCACAGGGAAAAATGACAGATGAATTACTAAAGCAGGCTTATGAAATTAATAAAGAACCTTCTACACGCGAACTGGATTCGCTACTTTCCACGGGTGAGCAGATGTCAAGTGCTCTTATGGCAATGGCAATCCATTCCTTAGGTGTGCCAGCAGTCTCCTTTTCAGGAAGACAGATTGGAATAACAACCGACAGTTTTCACACAAAAGCAAGAATCGTTAATATAAAAGATGATCGAATAAAAGAAGAATTATCTGAAAATAAAATAGTAGTGGTAGCCGGATATCAGGGAGTAGACGAAAATGACAATATAACGACTCTGGGACGTGGAGGCTCTGATACCAGCGCTGTGGCACTGGCCGCTTTACTCAACGCGGACATGTGTGATATATATACCGACGTTGATGGAATATGCACAGCAGACCCAAGAACCGTTCCCAACGCAAGAAGGCTGAATAAAATATCTTATGATGAAATACTGGAACTGACAAGCATGGGTGCACAAGTTCTACATGTACGATCGATTGAGTTTGCTAAAAAATATAATGTCCCGATACGGGTAAGACCCAGTTTTAATAACGGCACAGGAACCCTTATATGCAAAGAGGTAAAAGAAATGGAGAATATCGTTGTCAGTGGAGCAACCGTATCAAAAAATGATGCAAAAATAACTATAATCGGCGTGTCTGATGAACCTGGACAGGCAGCCAATATCTTTCACGAACTGGCAAAAGAAAAAATAAATGTTGATATGATTATTCAGAATGCCAGCGCTCATGGATTAACAGATTTAACGTTTACTGTAAGCAAAGAAGACCTGCCACTTGCCTTGAAGACAACAGAAAGAATAAAGGGAGAAATCAAAGCAAAAGAGATCGTTGCTGATGACAAAATAGCAAAACTCTCAGTTGTGGGAATAGGAATGAGATCTCACTGTGGAATAGCAGAAAAAATGTTCAAGACGCTGTCTGATGAAAAAATAAACATACAAATGATCAGTACTTCAGAGATTAAAATATCTTGTGTTATAGAAGAAGACCAGGCAGAGAAAGCCTTAAATGCAGTGCATAACGCTTTCGAGCTGGATAAAGAGCAGTAA
- the hxlB gene encoding 6-phospho-3-hexuloisomerase, with protein sequence MKITDPDNIESSIKSTTKTIINEIDYVLDGIKEDEFKKFIAAIDSSKNIFVTGQGRSGLVARTFAMRLTHIEFSCHVVGETTTPNIDEGDMLIACSSSGTTSITCHIAGLAKRLNALVVVITAHPDSELSKYADLTIEIPASDSDQVIQSQLTAQFRSTLFEQACLVYLDAVILSLVRLLNREEVEMMKRHANLE encoded by the coding sequence ATGAAGATAACAGACCCTGATAACATCGAATCGAGTATTAAATCCACAACAAAGACTATAATTAATGAGATAGACTATGTTCTGGACGGAATTAAAGAAGATGAATTTAAAAAGTTTATCGCTGCCATAGATTCTTCTAAAAATATATTTGTAACCGGTCAAGGTCGTTCGGGGCTCGTTGCCAGAACATTTGCAATGCGTCTTACTCACATAGAGTTCTCATGCCATGTAGTTGGTGAGACAACAACTCCAAATATTGATGAAGGTGATATGCTTATTGCATGTAGCAGTTCCGGTACAACCTCTATTACCTGTCATATTGCGGGTCTTGCAAAACGACTGAACGCACTGGTTGTCGTAATTACAGCACATCCTGACTCTGAATTATCTAAGTATGCAGACCTGACAATAGAAATACCGGCAAGTGATTCCGACCAGGTTATACAATCTCAACTAACAGCACAATTTCGCAGTACACTATTTGAGCAGGCATGTCTTGTATACCTTGACGCTGTTATTTTATCACTCGTACGATTACTGAACAGAGAAGAAGTTGAAATGATGAAAAGACACGCTAATCTGGAGTAG
- a CDS encoding YggT family protein translates to MEFAFIGQIIGLYKLVLIVRIALSWIPHNPHNPAITFLYKITEPVLEPVRRVIPAIGGIDISPIIVFIGLSFIKGIFT, encoded by the coding sequence ATGGAATTCGCTTTTATTGGTCAAATTATAGGACTTTACAAGTTGGTACTTATCGTAAGGATAGCTTTGTCGTGGATTCCTCACAATCCACATAACCCGGCAATAACATTTCTTTATAAAATAACAGAGCCGGTACTAGAACCTGTCAGGCGTGTTATTCCCGCTATTGGAGGAATAGACATCTCTCCTATTATTGTGTTTATCGGCCTCAGTTTTATTAAAGGGATTTTCACTTAA
- a CDS encoding phosphopentomutase, producing MVNRVIVVVLDSVGIGQLPDAHKFGDVGSNTLVNTAKAVGRLNIPNMERLGIGKIEDIAGVSKDVNEMAFYGKMGEASVAKDTTSGHWEIMGVITDRPFPTYPSGFPEEVIEQFSKSIGRSILGNKTASGTEIIEELGAEHIETGFPIVYTSADSVFQIAACEDIISVESLYEICNCARDILKGEHNIGRVIARPFIEENGTYTRTERRRDFSLPPSEDTVLDKVAISGYEVVGVGKIGDIFAHRGLTREIHAYNNQEGMQKTIGCVKENFKGIIFTNLIDFDMKYGHRNDPKGYAGALEEFDQRLPELIDTLKPDDILIITADHGCDPTMPGTDHSREYVPLLVYGKKLNKPHSLGIRTSFTDVGATISEILLKQKLDNGKSFFAELINS from the coding sequence ATGGTGAACAGAGTAATCGTTGTTGTTCTTGATAGTGTTGGAATCGGCCAATTGCCGGATGCTCATAAATTTGGGGATGTCGGTAGCAACACACTGGTAAATACCGCCAAAGCAGTTGGAAGACTGAATATCCCTAATATGGAACGCCTGGGCATTGGTAAGATTGAAGATATTGCTGGTGTTTCAAAGGACGTTAATGAGATGGCTTTTTACGGCAAGATGGGTGAGGCATCAGTAGCCAAAGATACAACGTCCGGTCACTGGGAGATTATGGGTGTTATAACAGACAGACCTTTTCCAACCTACCCCAGTGGATTTCCGGAAGAGGTGATTGAACAATTTTCCAAATCTATTGGCCGATCTATATTGGGTAATAAAACGGCATCGGGAACAGAAATAATAGAGGAGTTGGGCGCTGAACATATTGAAACAGGTTTTCCAATTGTATATACATCTGCTGATAGTGTTTTCCAGATAGCTGCGTGCGAGGATATCATATCGGTAGAATCTTTATATGAAATATGTAATTGTGCTCGAGACATACTAAAAGGTGAGCATAATATCGGTCGGGTTATTGCCAGGCCATTTATAGAAGAAAACGGAACTTATACACGGACAGAGAGGCGCAGAGACTTTTCATTGCCGCCTTCAGAAGATACGGTGTTGGATAAGGTCGCAATAAGCGGGTATGAAGTAGTGGGTGTTGGTAAGATCGGTGATATCTTCGCGCATAGGGGACTGACAAGGGAAATACACGCATATAACAATCAAGAGGGTATGCAGAAGACAATAGGATGTGTTAAGGAGAATTTTAAGGGTATCATTTTTACGAATTTGATAGACTTCGATATGAAATATGGCCATAGGAATGATCCGAAAGGTTATGCAGGTGCTCTGGAGGAATTTGATCAGCGTTTGCCGGAGCTTATTGATACATTAAAACCTGATGACATTCTCATTATTACCGCTGACCACGGATGTGATCCTACTATGCCAGGTACAGATCATTCTCGTGAGTATGTTCCTCTGCTGGTTTATGGAAAGAAATTAAATAAGCCTCACTCACTCGGTATTCGTACATCATTTACGGATGTTGGTGCCACTATCTCAGAGATATTACTTAAGCAGAAACTCGATAATGGAAAAAGTTTTTTTGCTGAATTGATAAACAGTTAA
- the murC gene encoding UDP-N-acetylmuramate--L-alanine ligase, with protein sequence MKKNLKYHFVGIGGIGMSALAQITKSQGHFVGGSDRRNDKKQTPEVFHKLESQGIKLSPQDGTGVDNETDFIVISSAVEEDNPDLQVAKQENIQIIRRSDLLSSLFNNKKHGIAIGGSNGKTTVCGMTSWILDSAGHDPTVVGGGYVKNVVTDKLLGNSRFGNSETIIIEADESDGSLIKYIPKISVITNISKDHKTVEELGDLFSKFAENTSDTVIINENCAHQIKINNNSKKVLKFGEDSVSDIIASEISCNAFGSRFKIKESDFEINIPGLYNVHNALAAIAAAQAEGVSDTEIKQALKTFKGTKRRMDVVGEKNGIKVIDDYAHNPKKVQAAIDAVRLISERLIIVFQPHGYGPTEFMKEELIAAFAGKLLPTDVLFMPEIFYAGGTANKKISSSDIIKELKKRGKNAFFVPDREDIVTEVEKRATQNNCVIVMGARDDSLTDFCHAILRAL encoded by the coding sequence ATGAAGAAAAATTTAAAATATCATTTTGTGGGGATTGGTGGAATTGGTATGAGTGCGCTAGCGCAGATTACTAAATCGCAGGGTCATTTTGTAGGCGGTTCTGACAGAAGAAATGATAAAAAGCAGACCCCGGAAGTTTTTCATAAACTGGAATCTCAGGGCATTAAACTTTCTCCACAGGACGGAACGGGTGTTGATAATGAGACCGACTTTATTGTTATTTCCAGTGCGGTAGAAGAAGATAACCCTGATCTGCAAGTTGCGAAGCAGGAGAATATTCAAATCATCAGAAGATCTGATTTGCTTAGCAGCCTTTTCAACAATAAAAAACACGGAATTGCCATAGGAGGCAGCAATGGAAAGACTACGGTTTGCGGAATGACATCGTGGATACTTGACAGTGCCGGTCATGATCCAACAGTTGTTGGTGGAGGGTATGTAAAAAACGTTGTTACAGATAAGTTATTAGGTAACTCCAGGTTTGGCAATTCAGAAACTATTATCATTGAGGCAGATGAGAGTGACGGCAGCCTGATCAAGTATATTCCAAAGATTTCAGTTATTACAAATATATCCAAAGACCACAAGACTGTAGAAGAACTTGGGGATCTATTCAGTAAGTTTGCTGAAAACACATCTGATACCGTGATAATTAACGAAAACTGTGCTCATCAAATAAAAATTAACAATAACTCTAAAAAAGTCCTCAAGTTTGGTGAAGATAGTGTATCAGATATCATTGCTTCTGAAATTTCCTGCAACGCTTTTGGTTCAAGATTTAAGATAAAAGAGAGTGATTTTGAGATAAATATTCCGGGTCTATATAACGTTCATAACGCACTTGCCGCTATTGCCGCAGCACAGGCAGAGGGTGTCTCGGATACAGAGATAAAGCAAGCATTGAAAACGTTTAAAGGCACTAAAAGAAGAATGGACGTTGTTGGTGAGAAAAACGGAATAAAAGTCATAGATGATTATGCGCATAACCCGAAAAAAGTTCAGGCGGCAATTGATGCCGTAAGGCTAATCAGTGAACGTTTAATAATAGTGTTTCAACCGCATGGTTATGGTCCAACAGAATTTATGAAAGAAGAACTAATCGCTGCCTTTGCCGGAAAGTTATTACCGACCGATGTATTGTTTATGCCGGAAATTTTTTATGCGGGTGGAACGGCAAATAAAAAAATATCTTCGAGCGATATTATCAAAGAGTTGAAAAAAAGAGGTAAAAACGCATTTTTTGTTCCAGATAGAGAGGACATTGTAACTGAAGTTGAGAAGAGAGCAACTCAAAACAATTGCGTAATTGTTATGGGAGCAAGAGATGATTCACTCACGGACTTTTGTCACGCTATTCTTAGAGCGTTATAG
- a CDS encoding TerB family tellurite resistance protein yields the protein MKWKGKAIGAGLGFLFGGPFGAILGTMTGDFFDKSLKQTPIGMPSSNQEKSLNFITHLVGILVSIAKADGRVSTQEINVIERAFVSFGFQGEDLSFIRNLINQTSRVDLDLRAVSYEFKQYSSYEERLSLLRIVYLVAFADKVLHPNEERMINDIISFVEINADDAFEIRAEFCSDNDKHYRILNVTRNSSMEDIKKSYRHLSKQYHPDRVSHLGDEFTRLASDKFQIINNAYEEIKKEKGF from the coding sequence TTGAAATGGAAAGGTAAAGCAATTGGTGCGGGCCTGGGATTTCTTTTTGGCGGCCCTTTTGGGGCAATCCTCGGCACAATGACAGGAGATTTTTTTGATAAGTCTCTAAAACAAACACCCATAGGAATGCCCTCAAGCAATCAGGAAAAGTCCTTAAATTTCATAACACATTTAGTTGGAATACTTGTATCGATTGCCAAAGCGGATGGACGTGTAAGTACACAGGAAATCAATGTTATTGAAAGGGCGTTTGTAAGTTTTGGGTTTCAGGGAGAAGACCTAAGTTTTATCAGAAATTTAATAAACCAGACTTCTCGAGTAGACTTGGATCTACGGGCAGTAAGCTACGAATTCAAACAGTATTCCAGTTATGAAGAGAGGCTCTCTTTATTGCGGATTGTCTATCTGGTTGCGTTTGCCGATAAGGTATTGCATCCAAACGAAGAGAGGATGATAAACGATATTATCAGTTTTGTAGAGATTAATGCAGACGATGCGTTCGAGATACGAGCAGAATTTTGCAGTGATAACGACAAACACTACCGAATTCTAAATGTTACCAGAAACTCTTCAATGGAAGATATTAAAAAATCGTACAGACATCTCTCCAAACAGTATCATCCGGATAGAGTCTCGCACCTGGGAGATGAATTTACCAGGCTTGCCAGTGATAAGTTTCAGATAATTAATAATGCCTACGAAGAGATAAAAAAGGAAAAAGGATTTTAA